AAAAAATATATAGGCAAATTAATATCTGCGAGTGAATCAGAAATATTTTTTACAAAGTCAGCTACAGAGTCAAATAACATCGCTATAAAATCTTTTGATGGACTTGCTATTACTAGTAAGATTGAACACTCATCAGTTTATAATACATTTAAGAACTCACATTTTGATGAAGTTAGATACATTTCAAACGATAATTATGGTTTCATAGATGAAGACGATCTTAAAATAAAATTAGACAACAAAGTGACATTTGTTTCTTTTATATATGTGAATAATGAAATAGGAACAATTCAAGATATTAAAAATCTTTCTAAAATCATTAAGGGTTTTAATAAGGATATAGTAATCCATATTGATGCAACTCAAGCAATGGGAAAAGTCTCCTGTGATGTAGAAGACCTTGGCGTGGACATGATGAGTTTTTCTGCTCATAAATTTCACGGACCAAAACAGCTAGGTGGTTTATATATCAGAAAAAATATTCAAGGAAAAATAAAACCTATTCTAGACGGAGGCTACCAAGAAGTTTTTTCATCAGGCACAAACAATCCACCTGCAATTTACGCTTGTGGGATTGCTTTAAAAAAACAAATAGAATCTAATGAATACACCTACATAGAGGAATTAAATCATTACTTAAGAAAATTAATTAAAGAGAATATCAAGGATTCGTATATAATTTCACCAATTGAGAATTCTTCTCCTTACATATTAGATGTTGCCTTTGCTAATATAAAATCAGAAGTTCTACTTCATATGTTAGAAGAAGAAGAGATTTATGTATCAAGCGGCTCTGCCTGCTCGAAAGGTCAATATAGCAGGGTTTTATCTTCCTTAGGCATTGATAAAAAGTATATGGATGGAGCAATTAGGTTTTCTTTTTCAAACGAAATAACAAAAAAAGATTTGGATTTTACATTAAAAGTTTTAAAAGACAGTATAGAAATGATAAGGAGGGTAATTTAATGGAATGGATGTTAGCAGTTAGTTTTGGAGAAATATTTCTAAAGGGGAAAAATAGGCATATTTTCTACAAAACAGCTATTGATAATATAAAAAGAAATATAAGAGATATTCCGTATAAGGATATGTATTCAGAATCTTCTAAACTTTATATAAGGGCTGATGAAAAAGATTTTGAAAAAATCAAAGATAATATTTTAAAAGTTTTTGGGATTTCTTATGTTGCTTACGCTATAAAAACAGAAAAAAATATTGAAAGTATATATGATGCTTGCAAAGTTGACCTTGAAAAGTATTTTTCAGATAGACCTTATACTTTCAAAGTAGAGACAAAAAGAACGGATAAAGCTTTTGAATATAAGTCACCAGAACTATCTGCTAAGATTGGAGGATTTATTTTAAGAGATTTTCCAAACTTAAGGGTGGATGTTCACAATCCTGATTTCAAAGTTTTTATTGATGTAAAAGATAATGTTTATGTTTATTCAAAGAGATTTGAAGGTCTTGGTGGACTTCCAATTGGCTCTTCTGGTAGGGGACTTCTTTTATTATCAGGAGGAATTGATTCGCCAGTTGCTGGATTTATGGTGGCAAAAAGAGGAATGAAAATTGATTGTATTCACTTCCATTCTTATCCTTTCACCTCAAAGAGAGCCCTACAAAAAGCTATAGATCTAGCTGAAATCATGTCTGCCTATACTGGAAAAATGAGAATATATTCAGTAAATCTAGCAAATATTTACAAGGCAATAAATCAAAATTGTGATAGGCGAGAAACAACTATTTTATCAAGAAGGTTTATGATGAGAATTGCTAATAAGATTTCTGAAGTAAATGATTATCAAGCCCTAATTACAGGAGAATCTTTAGGACAAGTTGCAAGTCAAACTATTGAGTCGGTTGCAGTAATAAATGATTCATCAGAAAGACCAATCTTAAGGCCGTTAATAGCAATGGACAAGAAAGATATCATCGATATATCAATGAAAATTGGTTCGTATGATAAGTCAATAGAACCATATGATGATTGTTGTTCAATTTTTGCACCTGATAAACCGGTCACAAAACCAAAACTATCTTATATAAAATTATCAGAAGAAAATCTTGATATAGAGGACTTAGAAAATGAAGCAATAAACAATATGGAAATAATTGAAATTGCTTGACAAAGGGATAATAGAGAGTAATATATATGAGTAGACCGCTCAGCTAGGGCTCTGATCCCCGAATGCTGGCGAGAATATTAAAAATAGGAGGCTTTCCATGTACGCAATTATTAAGACAGGTGGAAAACAATACAAAGTATCAGAAGGTGACTTAGTAAGAGTTGAAAAACTTGCTTACGAAGTTGGTGAGACTGTAGATTTTGATCAAGTACTATTAGTATCTAACGATGGTGAACTTAAAGTGGGTTCTCCACTAGTAGAAGGTGCTAAGGTATCAGCAACAGTTGAAGATCAAAATAAAGATAAGAAAATTGTTGTTTATAAATATAAACCTAAAAAACAATATAGAAAAAAACACGGCCACAGACAACCTTATACTTTAGTAAAAATTAATAGCATAAGTCTTTAATGATTAATATTGATTTATTAATCAATAAAAAAGACGAAATAGTAGGTTTTGAGATAAAAGGTCATGCGGAATATGATGAGTACGGCAAAGACCTTGTATGTTCAGCTGTAACTATTCTTGCCTATAGCTGTGTAAATAGTCTTGATAAATATCTCGATGATGTCAATTTTTCTGATGATGAAATAACCATGTCAGTAGAAATTAAAAATCCAAATAGGGATACGGATGTCATTTTTGATTATTTTAAGATCGGGATTGAAACACTTTTAGGTAACTATAGCAGCTACGTAAAATTAAATTATAAGGAGAAATTATGATATTAAATATTAATTTACAAAGATTTTCAAGTAAAAAAGGAGTTTCTTCATCTAAAAACGGTAGAGACTCAAATGCAAAAAGACTTGGTGTCAAAAGAGCTGATGGCCAGTTTGTAAACGCTGGAACAATCATTGTTAGACAAAGAGGAACAAAAATCCACCCAGGTAACAATGTTAAGAGAGGTGCTGATGATACTCTTTATGCATCATGTGAAGGTGTTGTAAAATTTGAAAGAAAAGGCAAAAGCAGAAAACAAGTATCTGTTTATGCACAATAATTGATAAAAAATTAAGCTTGCCTTTGGCAAGCCTTTTTTTATGAAAGGAAAACTATGATTGATATAGCAAAAATAAGTATCAAAGCAGGGGATGGAGGTAATGGCGCTGTTGCCTGGAGAAGGGAAAAGTACGAACCTACAGGTGGCCCTGCTGGTGGTGACGGCGGTGATGGAGGCTCGATTATTATTAGAGCAACTAGAAACCTATCTACCCTTGATGAATTTAGATATAAGAAAAATTTTAAAGCAGATAATGGTGAACAAGGTGGTAAGAGCAAAAAGTTTGGAAAAAAAGGCGAAGATCTTTATATACCAGTTCCTGTTGGCACTATAATCAGAGAGGCAGAGTCTAATACCATCATTAAAGATATGAAAAAAGATGGTGAGGAATTTTTAATAGCCAAGGGTGGTAGAGGAGGACGTGGAAATGTTCACTTCAAAAACTCAATTAGACAAGCACCAAGATTTGCTGAGTCAGGAAAAAAAGGCCAAGAAATCGAAGTTATTTTTGAGCTTAAAGTTCTCGCAGATGTAGGACTAGTAGGACTTCCTAATGTGGGCAAATCTACACTTCTTTCAGTAATAACAAAAGCAAAACCAAAGATAGCAAATTATCATTTTACAACAATTGATCCAAACCTTGGGGTTGTTAATGTTGACCATGAAAGAAGCTTTATTGTAGCCGATATAGCAGGTCTAATAGAGGGTGCAAGTGAAGGCACAGGACTTGGTCATGACTTTTTAAGGCACATTGAAAGATGCAGAATTTTAATTCATCTTGTAGATATTTCAGGACTTGAGGGTAGAAATCCTATAGAAGACTTTGAACTAATAAATAAGGAATTAAAGCTCTACAATGAAAAATTATCTGAAAAAACTATGATAGTAGCTTTAAATAAGTCGGAACTGGATTATAACGATAATGCTTCTAAATTTATTGAAGCGTATGGAAAAGATTACATGATATTTAAGATTTCTGCCGCTACAACAACAGGTATTAAGGAAATGATCGACTATGTTACAGAAGAACTTGAAAAATCTAATCAAGAGGAATTTGCTTTATATGAAGAAGTTGATGAAAATTTCCTAGAAGATTTCTATAATAAAGAAATTGACTTTGACTTAAATATCAAAAAAGAAAATGAAATCTACCTTGTTTATGGAAAAAGAGTGGACAATCTCTTAAAGAAAGTCAATATTGATGACTATGATTCTATGATTTATTTTGAATCAACCTTAAGAGAGATGGAAGTATTTGATAAATTAAAAGAAATGGGAATAGAAGACGGAGATAGTGTTGCTGTAGGTGATATTGTCTTTGAATATTACGAATAGGAGGATATATGTTAACAGGTAAACAAAGAGCAAGATTAAAACAAGAAGCTCATGATTTTAAACCAATAATTAATATCGGAAAACTATCATTATCAGACCAATTACTTGAGGCAATTGATGAAGCACTTGAAGCCAGAGAATTGATAAAAGTAAAAATATTAAATAATAATCTGGACGACGCAGATTATATTATTGACACTATAGTTGAAAAACTAAACTGTGAATTTATTTCACATATAGGTTCGATTTTTACAATCTATAGGAAAAGTGATAACAACCTTTATAATTTGTAATGAGAATAGGTTTATATGGTGGGACTTTTGATCCAATCCATCTTGGTCATCTAATTGTAATTGAAAATGCAATTAATGAAATGAAATTAGACAGGGTGATTATTCTGCCAAGCTCAAATCCACCCCACAAAAAACACAAAGATAAGACTAAGGCAGATATCAGGGTAGAGATGGTTGCTGAAGCTATAAAGGATAATCCAAAAATAATTTTATCTACTTTTGAATCTTCAAATAATATAGTTAGGTATACCCATGATACCTTGGAATATTTCACAAAAAATTTAGAAGCTCATGAAATATTTTATATCATGGGAGAAGATTCTTTTATGACTATAGATTCTTGGAGAAATTACAAAAAAATACTTGGTTTTAATATCATAGTATTCGCCAGAGAAGGTATAGAAAAGGACAGTCCACTTGTTAAGAAAGTTGAAAAAGTCCGCAAAGATAATCCTAATATTTACCTCATAGATATCTTAAATATAAATATTTCTTCAACTTTGATTAGGTCTTTAGCTAAAGAAGATAAGAGTTTAAAGTACCTGGTTAAAGACGAAGTTGAGTATATTATAAAAAATAGGAATTTGT
This genomic window from Anaerococcus murdochii contains:
- the nadD gene encoding nicotinate (nicotinamide) nucleotide adenylyltransferase, yielding MRIGLYGGTFDPIHLGHLIVIENAINEMKLDRVIILPSSNPPHKKHKDKTKADIRVEMVAEAIKDNPKIILSTFESSNNIVRYTHDTLEYFTKNLEAHEIFYIMGEDSFMTIDSWRNYKKILGFNIIVFAREGIEKDSPLVKKVEKVRKDNPNIYLIDILNINISSTLIRSLAKEDKSLKYLVKDEVEYIIKNRNLYE
- a CDS encoding YhbY family RNA-binding protein, translating into MLTGKQRARLKQEAHDFKPIINIGKLSLSDQLLEAIDEALEARELIKVKILNNNLDDADYIIDTIVEKLNCEFISHIGSIFTIYRKSDNNLYNL
- the thiI gene encoding tRNA uracil 4-sulfurtransferase ThiI, encoding MEWMLAVSFGEIFLKGKNRHIFYKTAIDNIKRNIRDIPYKDMYSESSKLYIRADEKDFEKIKDNILKVFGISYVAYAIKTEKNIESIYDACKVDLEKYFSDRPYTFKVETKRTDKAFEYKSPELSAKIGGFILRDFPNLRVDVHNPDFKVFIDVKDNVYVYSKRFEGLGGLPIGSSGRGLLLLSGGIDSPVAGFMVAKRGMKIDCIHFHSYPFTSKRALQKAIDLAEIMSAYTGKMRIYSVNLANIYKAINQNCDRRETTILSRRFMMRIANKISEVNDYQALITGESLGQVASQTIESVAVINDSSERPILRPLIAMDKKDIIDISMKIGSYDKSIEPYDDCCSIFAPDKPVTKPKLSYIKLSEENLDIEDLENEAINNMEIIEIA
- the rpmA gene encoding 50S ribosomal protein L27; the encoded protein is MILNINLQRFSSKKGVSSSKNGRDSNAKRLGVKRADGQFVNAGTIIVRQRGTKIHPGNNVKRGADDTLYASCEGVVKFERKGKSRKQVSVYAQ
- the rplU gene encoding 50S ribosomal protein L21; its protein translation is MYAIIKTGGKQYKVSEGDLVRVEKLAYEVGETVDFDQVLLVSNDGELKVGSPLVEGAKVSATVEDQNKDKKIVVYKYKPKKQYRKKHGHRQPYTLVKINSISL
- the obgE gene encoding GTPase ObgE — translated: MIDIAKISIKAGDGGNGAVAWRREKYEPTGGPAGGDGGDGGSIIIRATRNLSTLDEFRYKKNFKADNGEQGGKSKKFGKKGEDLYIPVPVGTIIREAESNTIIKDMKKDGEEFLIAKGGRGGRGNVHFKNSIRQAPRFAESGKKGQEIEVIFELKVLADVGLVGLPNVGKSTLLSVITKAKPKIANYHFTTIDPNLGVVNVDHERSFIVADIAGLIEGASEGTGLGHDFLRHIERCRILIHLVDISGLEGRNPIEDFELINKELKLYNEKLSEKTMIVALNKSELDYNDNASKFIEAYGKDYMIFKISAATTTGIKEMIDYVTEELEKSNQEEFALYEEVDENFLEDFYNKEIDFDLNIKKENEIYLVYGKRVDNLLKKVNIDDYDSMIYFESTLREMEVFDKLKEMGIEDGDSVAVGDIVFEYYE
- a CDS encoding ribosomal-processing cysteine protease Prp — protein: MINIDLLINKKDEIVGFEIKGHAEYDEYGKDLVCSAVTILAYSCVNSLDKYLDDVNFSDDEITMSVEIKNPNRDTDVIFDYFKIGIETLLGNYSSYVKLNYKEKL
- a CDS encoding cysteine desulfurase family protein, whose translation is MIYLDNAATTKMYEEAIEAYVDVCKNHFANPSALHSYGMDAENLIKETKKYIGKLISASESEIFFTKSATESNNIAIKSFDGLAITSKIEHSSVYNTFKNSHFDEVRYISNDNYGFIDEDDLKIKLDNKVTFVSFIYVNNEIGTIQDIKNLSKIIKGFNKDIVIHIDATQAMGKVSCDVEDLGVDMMSFSAHKFHGPKQLGGLYIRKNIQGKIKPILDGGYQEVFSSGTNNPPAIYACGIALKKQIESNEYTYIEELNHYLRKLIKENIKDSYIISPIENSSPYILDVAFANIKSEVLLHMLEEEEIYVSSGSACSKGQYSRVLSSLGIDKKYMDGAIRFSFSNEITKKDLDFTLKVLKDSIEMIRRVI